The Methanocaldococcus jannaschii DSM 2661 genome has a segment encoding these proteins:
- a CDS encoding TIGR00341 family protein translates to MRYMKIIIPKKFLNTVEEILKKNNAYSISIIEPLKTSIEDGIIITCNADARDAEKIVLELKKLGLGEKGHGSVTIMPANITFSCREEGIASTSLSPLELYYKAKTMVKITKNVIIKVILASIMGVIGLIEHNIPTLIGAMIIAPLVDTVMGSAIGTVLGDKELFIQGMKKELLCSGIVIVCAFIPSLFFVSKELVLQYLSETSIILSAIVAIIAGISGGMSIASGKEYEIIGVTIDVSILIPALLMGMALATMDLYLIYITFILLAINIVLLDVGGYIGLKYKVGKINQKIKY, encoded by the coding sequence ATGAGATACATGAAAATCATCATTCCAAAAAAATTCCTAAATACTGTTGAGGAAATTTTAAAAAAGAACAATGCCTACTCAATATCAATAATTGAACCATTAAAGACATCAATTGAAGATGGAATCATCATAACATGCAACGCAGATGCAAGAGATGCAGAAAAAATAGTTTTAGAATTAAAAAAATTAGGTTTAGGAGAGAAAGGTCATGGAAGTGTGACAATAATGCCAGCAAACATAACATTCTCATGTAGGGAGGAGGGAATAGCTTCAACAAGCTTGTCTCCTTTAGAACTCTACTACAAAGCAAAAACTATGGTTAAAATTACGAAAAATGTTATAATTAAAGTTATATTGGCAAGTATCATGGGAGTTATTGGATTGATAGAGCATAATATTCCAACATTAATTGGGGCGATGATTATAGCACCTTTAGTTGATACAGTTATGGGAAGTGCCATAGGAACAGTATTGGGAGATAAAGAGTTATTCATCCAAGGGATGAAAAAAGAACTCCTCTGCTCTGGGATTGTTATAGTTTGTGCATTTATTCCAAGTTTGTTTTTTGTTTCAAAAGAGTTGGTTTTACAGTATCTATCAGAGACATCAATAATATTGAGTGCTATTGTTGCAATTATTGCAGGTATTTCAGGGGGAATGAGTATTGCAAGCGGAAAGGAGTATGAAATCATTGGAGTTACAATTGATGTTTCAATATTAATCCCAGCTTTATTAATGGGCATGGCTTTAGCTACCATGGACTTATATCTGATTTATATAACCTTCATTCTGTTGGCTATAAACATAGTGTTATTAGATGTTGGTGGCTACATTGGCTTAAAATACAAAGTTGGAAAGATAAATCAAAAAATAAAATATTAA
- a CDS encoding N-6 DNA methylase — protein sequence MDKFGLFPFTYDMAEKVLKDNYENVNEVLSKLADAGLLEKTAKKEDKRKKIYKIKPLTTEKIEKVSKDKLIGLLKQGADLIRTQVDYKVLLLFLFFKAISDKYLLKVEELKKEFEDLDEEDIYVLANEEILELYDVEGKKLYVWHEVANNPEDFINALNKIVEMNKEKLSGLDELIKRTGLPTLFENENRHIVQHLINLFSRADFSEASYDILGDAYEWTLNYFAPTKAKEGEVYTPIEVSKLIAHLVEPKDDEVILDPACGSGSMLIEQYRFAGSNPNIVLVGQERNDVTAVLAKLNFILHGINLKDAKVFIGDSLLNPKFESFIXEVKGTGKADKVVANPPWNQDGYDENTLKVNEKYKDIYMYGFPNKNSADWAWVQLINYYTEKKAGIVLDSGALFRGGKEKTIRKRFVDDDLIEAVVLLPEKLFYNCPAPGIILILNKNKPEERKGKILFINASNEYIKHPEVKKLNKLSDENIEKIAKAYKEFKDVDGFCKVVDIEEIRKNDYNLNVSLYISPIEEDEDVDLGEVYEELNKLHNEYLEKFEVVKGYLEEINGLIK from the coding sequence ATGGATAAATTTGGGCTATTCCCATTTACCTATGATATGGCTGAAAAGGTTCTTAAAGATAACTATGAAAATGTGAATGAAGTATTATCCAAGTTGGCTGATGCTGGATTATTGGAAAAGACAGCAAAGAAGGAAGATAAAAGAAAGAAAATTTATAAAATAAAGCCATTAACTACTGAAAAAATTGAAAAGGTAAGTAAAGATAAGTTAATTGGTTTGCTTAAGCAAGGGGCTGATTTGATAAGAACGCAGGTAGATTATAAAGTATTACTGTTATTTTTGTTTTTTAAGGCAATTAGTGATAAATATCTGTTAAAAGTTGAGGAGTTGAAGAAGGAGTTTGAAGATTTGGATGAAGAAGATATATATGTATTGGCAAATGAGGAAATTTTAGAGCTTTATGATGTTGAGGGTAAAAAGTTGTATGTATGGCATGAAGTAGCAAATAATCCAGAAGATTTTATAAATGCATTAAATAAAATTGTTGAGATGAATAAGGAGAAATTGAGTGGTTTAGATGAGTTGATAAAAAGAACTGGACTTCCTACATTATTTGAAAATGAAAATAGGCATATTGTTCAACATTTAATTAATTTATTTAGTAGAGCAGATTTTTCAGAAGCATCTTATGATATATTGGGAGATGCTTATGAATGGACTTTAAATTATTTTGCTCCAACAAAGGCAAAAGAGGGGGAGGTTTATACTCCTATTGAAGTTAGCAAACTAATTGCCCATTTGGTTGAACCAAAAGACGATGAGGTAATTTTAGACCCTGCATGTGGTTCTGGTTCTATGTTGATAGAGCAGTATAGATTTGCAGGTAGTAATCCAAATATTGTGTTGGTTGGGCAAGAAAGGAATGATGTTACTGCCGTTTTAGCAAAGTTGAATTTTATACTGCATGGAATTAACTTAAAAGATGCTAAGGTGTTTATTGGAGATTCTTTACTAAATCCAAAGTTTGAGAGTTTTATTNAAGAAGTTAAAGGTACTGGAAAAGCTGATAAGGTTGTAGCAAATCCACCATGGAATCAGGATGGTTACGATGAAAACACCCTAAAAGTGAATGAAAAATATAAAGATATTTATATGTATGGATTTCCAAATAAAAACTCCGCTGATTGGGCATGGGTTCAGTTGATAAATTATTATACTGAAAAAAAGGCGGGGATTGTTTTAGATTCAGGGGCTTTGTTTAGGGGAGGGAAAGAGAAGACAATAAGGAAGAGATTTGTAGATGATGATTTAATTGAGGCAGTTGTTTTATTGCCTGAGAAGTTATTTTATAACTGTCCTGCACCAGGGATTATTTTAATTTTGAATAAAAATAAGCCAGAAGAGAGAAAAGGAAAGATTTTGTTTATAAATGCCTCTAATGAATATATTAAACATCCAGAGGTTAAAAAATTAAACAAACTCTCTGATGAGAACATTGAGAAAATAGCAAAGGCATATAAAGAGTTTAAGGATGTTGATGGCTTTTGTAAGGTTGTAGATATTGAGGAGATTAGAAAGAATGATTATAATCTAAATGTTTCTTTGTATATCTCTCCAATTGAAGAAGATGAGGATGTTGATTTAGGAGAGGTTTATGAAGAGCTTAATAAATTGCATAATGAGTATTTGGAGAAGTTTGAGGTTGTTAAAGGTTATTTAGAGGAGATTAATGGGTTGATTAAATAG
- a CDS encoding restriction endonuclease subunit S has product MQFYKEENFKEMHGLRVPEDWEVVRIGDFIKYIKGKKPAVMVDEELEGYYPYLSTEYLRDGIASKFVKITNKEIIVNENDILLLWDGSNAGEIFLGKKGILSSTMVKLEQKNKIMDDLYLFYSLKLKESFLKSQTKGTGIPHVDKKIFENIKIPLPPLEEQKQIAKILSDFDNLIGTINKQIEVLNKAKKGMMKKLFTKGVFEHKSFKKSEIGEIPEDWEVVKLKEVVDIQSGKYFKYSEFCENGVKCLKIDNVGFGKIFWETVSFLPEDYLNKYPQLVLKSGDIVLALNRPIIGGKIKIGILKDIDEPAILYQRVGRFIFKSEKIDKQFLFYLLMSEYFKKELSKLLIGTDQPYIRTPVLLNIKIPLPHLEEQKAMAERLKSIDNLIEIKRKEKEQIEKAKKKIMNLLLTGKIRVKNLNF; this is encoded by the coding sequence ATGCAATTTTATAAAGAAGAGAATTTTAAAGAGATGCATGGGTTGAGAGTTCCAGAGGACTGGGAAGTTGTAAGAATTGGAGATTTTATAAAATATATTAAAGGTAAAAAACCAGCTGTTATGGTAGATGAAGAACTTGAAGGTTATTATCCTTATTTATCAACTGAGTATTTAAGGGATGGAATAGCTTCAAAATTTGTAAAAATAACCAATAAGGAAATTATTGTAAATGAGAATGATATACTGCTATTATGGGATGGTTCAAATGCAGGGGAGATATTTTTAGGTAAAAAAGGAATTCTTTCTTCAACAATGGTAAAATTAGAACAGAAAAATAAAATTATGGACGATTTATATTTATTTTATTCCCTAAAGTTAAAAGAAAGTTTTCTAAAAAGTCAAACAAAAGGAACTGGAATTCCACACGTAGATAAAAAAATATTTGAAAATATAAAAATCCCCCTCCCTCCCTTAGAAGAACAGAAACAAATAGCAAAAATATTAAGTGACTTTGATAACCTAATAGGAACAATAAATAAGCAGATTGAAGTATTAAATAAGGCAAAAAAGGGGATGATGAAAAAATTATTTACTAAAGGAGTTTTTGAGCATAAAAGTTTTAAAAAATCAGAGATTGGAGAGATTCCAGAGGATTGGGAGGTTGTTAAATTAAAGGAAGTAGTGGATATACAATCTGGAAAATATTTTAAATATTCAGAATTTTGTGAAAATGGTGTAAAATGTTTGAAAATCGATAATGTAGGATTTGGGAAAATTTTTTGGGAAACAGTTTCTTTTCTTCCAGAAGATTATTTGAATAAGTATCCACAATTAGTTTTAAAATCTGGAGATATAGTATTGGCATTGAATAGACCAATAATAGGTGGAAAAATAAAAATTGGAATTTTAAAGGATATAGATGAGCCAGCTATACTCTATCAAAGAGTAGGAAGATTTATTTTTAAAAGTGAAAAGATAGACAAACAGTTTTTGTTTTATTTGTTAATGAGTGAATATTTCAAAAAAGAACTTTCTAAATTGCTTATTGGGACTGACCAGCCTTATATAAGAACACCCGTCCTACTAAACATAAAAATCCCTCTTCCTCACTTAGAAGAACAAAAGGCAATGGCTGAAAGATTAAAAAGTATAGACAACCTAATAGAAATAAAAAGAAAAGAAAAAGAACAAATAGAAAAAGCAAAAAAGAAAATAATGAATCTACTACTAACTGGAAAAATAAGAGTAAAAAATTTAAATTTTTAA